One genomic segment of Linepithema humile isolate Giens D197 chromosome 5, Lhum_UNIL_v1.0, whole genome shotgun sequence includes these proteins:
- the LOC105675090 gene encoding uncharacterized protein, with amino-acid sequence MKTKHIDKVQTPTVDEHFTLIMEDNNVIDQESGDVTSNNLPDWYDVNLYAQAQSFYRRNVLSVSINHVLGLIAVLSLPDVLKVLIYTKQHNTVCSAYKRYLETLLHIHTLFMCNPNDPNSKWYKSMNLIRWKHRISSKKSKNANLGAIQQKDMVLTQFGFAAFLLIADESLGLHCTPEEREAFNHFWRVNGYMLGISDRLNLCRKTALETSELCQKIAKNVYAIHLKEVTSDFYFITSNVINGLWFIDMTCDTDAFLTLIYRVFNIKYSKPLGWYSWFNLKYRDFIIYLCLKPYIGSAIKTYFNYLLLYTYWLAEKWPILPWLTFGNNCQINLYPKHKESQLSM; translated from the exons TTCAGACGCCAACGGTAGATgaacattttacattaatcaTGGAAGATAATAATGTCATCGATCAGGAAAGTGGTGATGTAACATCTAATAATCTTCCAGATTGGTACGATGTCAACTTATATGCGCA agCGCAAAGTTTTTATAGACGAAATGTACTCTCGGTGTCAATAAATCATGTATTAGGACTTATTGCAGTATTATCACTACCAGATGTATTAAAG GTGCTGATATACACAAAACAACATAACACGGTTTGTTCTGCTTATAAAAGATATCTCGAAACTCTactacacatacatacattatttatgtgtaATCCAAATGATCCAAATTCCAA ATGGTACAAGtcaatgaatttaattcgTTGGAAACACAGAATAAGCAGCAAGAAATCAAAGAATGCTAACCTCGGAGCAATTCAACAGAAAGACATGGTATTGACTCAATTCGGTTTCGCGGCATTCCTTCTCATTGCAGATGAGTCTCTCGGTTTGCATTGTACACCGGAAGAAAGAGAAGCATTTAATCATTTCTGGCGTGTAAATGGCTACATGTTGGGAATTTCCGATCG ATTAAATTTGTGCCGCAAAACTGCATTAGAAACCAGTGAATTGTgtcaaaaaattgcaaaaaatgtatatgCAATTCATTTGAAGGAAGTTACATctgatttctattttattacatcaaatgtaataaatggaTTATGGTTTATTGACATGACTTGTGATACAGATGCTTTtctaacattaatttatcgggtattcaatattaaat ATTCAAAACCGCTTGGATGGTATAGCTggttcaatttaaaatatcgagattttatcatttatctgtGTC TCAAGCCATATATTGGATCagcaataaaaacatattttaattatttactactCTACACGTATTGGTTAGCAGAGAAATGGCCCATACTACCTTGGTTAACATTTGGAAACAActgccaaattaatttatatcctAAACATAAAGAAAGTCAGCTTTCGATGTAA